The following are from one region of the Pocillopora verrucosa isolate sample1 chromosome 3, ASM3666991v2, whole genome shotgun sequence genome:
- the LOC131772798 gene encoding uncharacterized protein, whose amino-acid sequence MVHCFAPDCNHHSESHTCSFFGFPSKEKKLKEYRRWIHLLRREDREPGKHSRVCSCHFREGKKSNGPEIFKRNQDKLFPAEEAKPKKKKIESQQTLQEMIEAARKKEELEQGTSGSVERLESTRKEVILEAELEQAKREMIDQREKNYYVQKHYTVSKMSEEVLKMETGLPTKEVFQIVVNYAARFKQSINYFAGWRVQSISFEEQIFITLMKVRQNYTNLHLAQLFNCIVSTIANIVTTFIHVLHSILFIDLMASIPSRDKNKLCAPSSFSQFGSCRVVIDCTDIEIATPGLMSQQNATYSNYRGMHSFKVIVGVAPNGVITYVSKLYPGSISDKAIVQKSGFLNHLTAGDMVLADKGFVIQDLVPNGVSVNIPPFLNNGTFTESEARATKVIAKCRIHVERANARLKDFKILSFIPSYLRCHADIIFQLCASLVNLQFPLIKEGCEGYEFD is encoded by the exons ATGGTGCACTGCTTTGCGCCTGATTGCAACCATCACTCGGAAAGTCACACGTGTAGCTTCTTCGGATTCCCTAGCAAGGAAAAAAAGCTGAAGGAATATAGAAGATGGATTCACCTACTGAG GAGAGAAGACAGAGAGCCAGGAAAACATTCCAGAGTCTGTAGTTGCCATttcagagaaggaaaaaaaagtaatggtCCCGAGATTTTCAAGAGGAACCAAGACAAACTTTTCCCAGCAGAAGAAGCAaagccaaaaaagaaaaaaatcgaatcaCAACAGACCCTACAAGAAATGATAGAAGCTGcaaggaagaaagaagaacttgAACAAGGCACCTCTGGCAGCGTGGAGAGACTTGAATCAACAAGAAAAGAAGTTATACTGGAAGCAGAGTTGGAGCAGGCAAAAAGGGAAATGATtgatcaaagagaaaaaaattactatgTGCAAAAACATTACACAGTTTCGAAAATGAGTGAGGAGGTTTTGAAGATGGAAACTGGGCTGCCAACAAAGGaagtttttcaaattgttgtcAACTATGCAGCTAGGTTTAAACAATCCATCAATTACTTTGCTGGCTGGAGAGTGCAATCAATCAGTTTTGAAGAACAAATATTTATAACATTAATGAAAGTCAGACAGAATTACACAAATCTTCACCTTGCACAGTTATTCAATTGCATTGTATCTACAATAGCAAATATTGTAAcaactttcattcatgtcttaCACTCAATTCTATTTATTGACCTCATGGCATCCATCCCATCTAGGGATAAGAACAAGCTGTGTGCCCCATCATCTTTTAGTCAGTTTGGTTCATGTAGAGTAGTGATAGATTGTACAGACATAGAGATTGCCACACCTGGGCTTATGAGCCAGCAGAATGCTACGTATTCAAATTATAGGGGAATGCATTCCTTCAAGGTTATTGTGGGTGTAGCGCCAAATGGTGTTATTACTTATGTCAGCAAACTTTATCCAGGGTCAATATCTGACAAAGCAATTGTGCAGAAATCAGGATTTTTAAATCACCTTACTGCTGGAGATATGGTCTTAGCTGACAAAGGTTTTGTTATACAGGATCTTGTACCAAATGGTGTTTCAGTAAATATACCACCTTTTTTAAACAATGGTACATTCACTGAGAGTGAAGCAAGGGCAACAAAAGTTATAGCAAAATGCAGAATTcatgttgagagggcaaatgcTAGGCTCAAAGATTTCaagattttatcttttattccCTCATATTTACGTTGTCATGCAGATATAATATTTCAACTCTGTGCTTCACTTGTTAATCTGCAGTTTCCACTGATCAAAGAGGGCTGTGAAGGATATGAATTTGATTAA
- the LOC131772799 gene encoding uncharacterized protein isoform X2 — protein MASLSIAALISFFAEEKKSIERGENHYRSEHIESFSYHQGILRGEVQASMKKKVYRVTAVEELFPLPKNYVAITRSPNTEDRQALYGSLKAYGRFTGLCWLMCPEPAPQAKLPVPTIEEIIYSEEFIQTRGTQQQLDCLVRKAKLTEADILLVSQITVGQRDNPTWHLARRGRLTASNFGSVLHAKRVTPSLLKRLLGEYDISRVKAVQWGVNNEAEAIKAFTNLTAKTVQETGLWLDGSGILGASPDGIVDEDSVLEVKCPYTERNMTMEEAVNISPNFCLKKTESGQYALKEEHVYWHQVQGEIHFAQRKLCYFVVWTSKDVVVLKIAKDEGWSGNISKLTQFYFEHLFPKVVEGQL, from the exons ATGGCGTCGCTTTCAATCGCTGCACTGATATCTTTCTTCGCTGAAGAAAAGAAGTCAATCGAACGAGGAGAAAATCATTACAGATCTGAACACATTGAGTCATTTTCTTACCATCAGGGTATTTTACGCGGTGAGGTTCAAGCAAGTATGAAGAAAAAGGTCTATCGAGTCACG GCAGTCGAAGAACTGTTCCCTCTGCCAAAGAATTATGTGGCGATTACTCGATCTCCCAACACAGAAGATCGTCAGGCACTATATGGAAGCTTAAAGGCATATGGGAGGTTCACTGGTCTTTGCTGGCTCATGTGCCCAGAGCCTGCTCCCCAAGCCAAATTGCCTGTGCCAACAATTGAGGAAATCATCTACTCAGAGGAGTTTATCCAAACAAGAGGTACACAGCAACAATTGGACTGTTTGGTTCGGAAAGCCAAACTCACAGAAGCAGATATCCTGTTAGTCAGTCAGATAACTGTAGGCCAACGAGACAACCCAACCTGGCATCTTGCAAGGAGGGGACGGCTTACAGCAAGCAATTTTGGATCCGTTCTGCATGCCAAAAGAGTGACCCCTTCACTTCTCAAACGGCTCCTTGGAGAGTATGACATATCAAGAGTTAAGGCAGTACAATGGGGGGTAAACAACGAGGCAGAAGCGATTAAGGCATTTACCAATTTAACTGCAAAAACTGTACAGGAAACTGGGTTATGGCTGGATGGCTCTGGGATTCTTGGTGCTTCCCCAGATGGAATTGTGGATGAAGACTCTGTTTTGGAGGTCAAGTGTCCCTACACCGAAAGGAATATGACAATGGAAGAGGCAGTGAATATCTCCCCCAATTTCTgcttgaaaaaaactgaaagtggTCAGTATGCTTTAAAGGAAGAACATGTCTACTGGCATCAGGTCCAAGGGGAGATACATTTTGCTCAAAGGAAGCTTTGCTATTTTGTTGTGTGGACATCTAAAGATGtagttgttttgaaaatagcaAAGGATGAAGGCTGGAGTGGAAACATTTCTAAGCTTACTCAGTTTTATTTTGAACACCTCTTCCCAAAGGTTGTAGAGGGACAATTATAG
- the LOC131772799 gene encoding uncharacterized protein isoform X1 yields MASLSIAALISFFAEEKKSIERGENHYRSEHIESFSYHQGILRGEVQASMKKKVYRVTIYLDDHFNIKSTECECPKGKFKCSHAAALFINGIHNLSRTDIECQWRKKKSNTSLSLQAVEELFPLPKNYVAITRSPNTEDRQALYGSLKAYGRFTGLCWLMCPEPAPQAKLPVPTIEEIIYSEEFIQTRGTQQQLDCLVRKAKLTEADILLVSQITVGQRDNPTWHLARRGRLTASNFGSVLHAKRVTPSLLKRLLGEYDISRVKAVQWGVNNEAEAIKAFTNLTAKTVQETGLWLDGSGILGASPDGIVDEDSVLEVKCPYTERNMTMEEAVNISPNFCLKKTESGQYALKEEHVYWHQVQGEIHFAQRKLCYFVVWTSKDVVVLKIAKDEGWSGNISKLTQFYFEHLFPKVVEGQL; encoded by the exons ATGGCGTCGCTTTCAATCGCTGCACTGATATCTTTCTTCGCTGAAGAAAAGAAGTCAATCGAACGAGGAGAAAATCATTACAGATCTGAACACATTGAGTCATTTTCTTACCATCAGGGTATTTTACGCGGTGAGGTTCAAGCAAGTATGAAGAAAAAGGTCTATCGAGTCACG ATTTACCTGGATGACCACTTCAACATAAAATCCACGGAGTGTGAATGTCCAAAGGGAAAATTCAAATGCAGTCACGCGGCGGCTCTTTTTATAAATGGGATTCACAACTTAAGCCGCACAGATATTGAATGTCAGTGGAGGAAAAAGAAGTCTAATACCTCCCTGTCTTTACAGGCAGTCGAAGAACTGTTCCCTCTGCCAAAGAATTATGTGGCGATTACTCGATCTCCCAACACAGAAGATCGTCAGGCACTATATGGAAGCTTAAAGGCATATGGGAGGTTCACTGGTCTTTGCTGGCTCATGTGCCCAGAGCCTGCTCCCCAAGCCAAATTGCCTGTGCCAACAATTGAGGAAATCATCTACTCAGAGGAGTTTATCCAAACAAGAGGTACACAGCAACAATTGGACTGTTTGGTTCGGAAAGCCAAACTCACAGAAGCAGATATCCTGTTAGTCAGTCAGATAACTGTAGGCCAACGAGACAACCCAACCTGGCATCTTGCAAGGAGGGGACGGCTTACAGCAAGCAATTTTGGATCCGTTCTGCATGCCAAAAGAGTGACCCCTTCACTTCTCAAACGGCTCCTTGGAGAGTATGACATATCAAGAGTTAAGGCAGTACAATGGGGGGTAAACAACGAGGCAGAAGCGATTAAGGCATTTACCAATTTAACTGCAAAAACTGTACAGGAAACTGGGTTATGGCTGGATGGCTCTGGGATTCTTGGTGCTTCCCCAGATGGAATTGTGGATGAAGACTCTGTTTTGGAGGTCAAGTGTCCCTACACCGAAAGGAATATGACAATGGAAGAGGCAGTGAATATCTCCCCCAATTTCTgcttgaaaaaaactgaaagtggTCAGTATGCTTTAAAGGAAGAACATGTCTACTGGCATCAGGTCCAAGGGGAGATACATTTTGCTCAAAGGAAGCTTTGCTATTTTGTTGTGTGGACATCTAAAGATGtagttgttttgaaaatagcaAAGGATGAAGGCTGGAGTGGAAACATTTCTAAGCTTACTCAGTTTTATTTTGAACACCTCTTCCCAAAGGTTGTAGAGGGACAATTATAG